The Muricauda sp. SCSIO 65647 genome includes a region encoding these proteins:
- a CDS encoding isopenicillin N synthase family oxygenase: MSAIPSVDLRDFVSGDPQRKEKFIKEIGAAFEEIGFVALGGHFLSDELVDKLYAEIKKFFALPQEVKDKYEIEGIGGQRGYTSFGKESAKGRKVGDLKEFWHFGQYVQNNPKLEAEYPDNVHVEELPNFNEVGKETYQMLEKTAQYVLRALALHLDLDENYFDEYIKNGNSILRPIHYPPITEEPKNAVRAAAHGDINLITLLMGAHGKGLQVQNHEGEWVDAIAKPDQLMINVGDMLSRLSNNRLKSTIHQVVNPPRELWGTSRYSIPFFMHPISEMPLNCLENCIDGDHPKLFPDTTAGEFLHERLIELGLIKK; the protein is encoded by the coding sequence ATGAGTGCCATTCCCAGTGTAGATTTACGTGATTTTGTGTCGGGCGACCCCCAACGCAAAGAAAAATTCATCAAAGAAATCGGTGCTGCATTCGAAGAAATCGGATTTGTCGCCCTTGGCGGACATTTTCTTTCAGATGAACTGGTCGATAAACTGTATGCCGAGATCAAAAAGTTCTTTGCCCTGCCCCAAGAGGTGAAAGACAAGTATGAAATTGAGGGTATCGGTGGGCAAAGGGGCTATACTTCCTTTGGAAAAGAATCGGCCAAGGGCCGAAAAGTAGGTGACCTGAAAGAGTTCTGGCATTTTGGGCAATATGTGCAGAACAATCCCAAACTGGAAGCGGAGTATCCTGACAATGTACATGTCGAAGAGCTGCCCAATTTCAATGAGGTCGGCAAAGAAACCTACCAAATGCTCGAAAAAACCGCCCAGTATGTACTTCGTGCCTTGGCCCTTCATCTCGATCTCGATGAGAATTATTTTGACGAGTACATAAAGAATGGAAATTCTATCTTACGCCCCATCCATTATCCACCCATTACGGAGGAGCCCAAAAATGCGGTACGGGCGGCGGCCCATGGTGATATTAACCTTATCACCTTGCTGATGGGAGCCCATGGCAAGGGGCTGCAGGTACAGAACCATGAGGGCGAATGGGTCGATGCCATAGCGAAGCCCGACCAGTTGATGATCAATGTGGGCGATATGCTCTCACGGTTGAGCAACAACAGATTGAAATCGACCATACACCAAGTGGTGAATCCACCGCGGGAGCTTTGGGGCACTTCGCGTTATTCGATTCCTTTCTTTATGCACCCGATCAGTGAAATGCCATTGAATTGTTTGGAGAACTGTATCGATGGCGACCATCCAAAACTGTTCCCTGACACGACAGCAGGTGAGTTCTTGCATGAGCGCTTGATCGAACTGGGATTGATCAAAAAATAG
- a CDS encoding translation initiation factor gives MDLQDQLRNLFPDHVPEENPSETPQKSEFWLQDDPIICKYEKRKGKPVTILEGYNGADDDFKKLARALKSYLSVGGSHKNEKIIIQGDYRDKIMAFLTEHGFKVKRVGG, from the coding sequence ATGGACCTTCAAGACCAGCTAAGGAATCTTTTCCCCGACCACGTTCCAGAAGAAAATCCCTCTGAAACTCCCCAAAAATCAGAATTTTGGTTACAAGACGACCCGATCATCTGCAAGTATGAAAAACGAAAGGGCAAACCGGTGACCATTTTGGAAGGTTACAACGGGGCCGATGACGATTTCAAGAAATTGGCAAGGGCCCTGAAGTCTTATTTAAGCGTTGGGGGCAGTCACAAAAATGAGAAAATCATCATTCAGGGCGATTACCGAGATAAGATCATGGCCTTTTTGACCGAGCACGGTTTTAAGGTAAAACGCGTCGGCGGTTGA
- a CDS encoding DUF1835 domain-containing protein: MKSLLHITNGDSFTSRLQSLPLKGDIITWREMLCEGKTLSNVGSESFWKTRFEFLNKNYKISKSWFVEKTLKEYRSLCNHKQQDKIVLWFEYDLFCQINMLAVLSWLKTHRRHAEISLVCSGKVEGSDELHGLGELSDDQLMELYESRIELTQDDIEYADYVWQLYCSDNPIRLENLLDFDDDFQFDYLPDAIRAHLKRFPAIKNGLNALENKVLDTAHNGKFSTRRELLGGVLQQNDMYGYGDTQYDRIITSLRPLFSSFNPVKLTKKGKEVLQAQTNFYAQLRNNDAYLGGALKYSFLYNTANDRILKL; this comes from the coding sequence ATGAAATCGCTGTTGCACATTACCAACGGAGACAGTTTCACAAGTAGATTACAATCCCTACCCCTGAAGGGAGACATCATCACCTGGCGCGAGATGCTTTGCGAGGGTAAGACCCTGAGCAATGTGGGAAGTGAATCTTTTTGGAAAACCCGTTTCGAATTTTTGAACAAGAACTACAAGATCTCAAAGTCTTGGTTTGTAGAAAAGACGCTGAAAGAATACCGTTCTCTCTGTAACCACAAACAACAAGATAAGATTGTGCTTTGGTTTGAGTACGATCTTTTCTGTCAAATCAATATGTTGGCCGTGCTAAGTTGGTTAAAGACGCACCGTCGACATGCCGAGATATCTTTGGTCTGCAGCGGAAAAGTCGAAGGATCGGATGAGTTGCACGGACTCGGTGAACTGAGCGATGACCAACTGATGGAGCTTTATGAAAGTAGGATAGAGTTGACCCAAGACGATATCGAGTATGCAGACTATGTCTGGCAACTATACTGTAGCGACAACCCGATCAGGCTTGAAAACCTTTTGGATTTTGATGACGATTTTCAGTTCGACTATCTGCCCGACGCCATCAGGGCGCACCTTAAACGTTTCCCTGCCATTAAAAATGGGCTCAACGCACTGGAAAACAAAGTGCTCGATACGGCCCATAATGGTAAGTTCTCCACTCGCCGTGAGCTGCTTGGGGGGGTGCTGCAACAAAATGATATGTACGGTTATGGCGATACCCAATATGACCGTATCATTACTTCGTTGCGACCGCTTTTTTCGTCTTTCAATCCTGTAAAACTGACCAAAAAAGGCAAAGAAGTACTGCAGGCACAAACCAATTTTTATGCCCAATTGCGCAACAATGACGCCTATCTCGGCGGGGCCCTTAAATACAGTTTTCTTTACAACACCGCAAACGACCGTATTCTAAAATTATAA
- a CDS encoding nucleoside phosphorylase, whose amino-acid sequence MAFSPSELILNADGSIYHLNLHPEDIAETIFVVGDPNRVPAISKYFDTLEVQKTKREFVTHTGYLGGKRFSVLSTGIGTGNIDIVMNELDALANIDLSTSEVKEAKKALNIIRIGTCGGLQKDIPVDTILLSETGIGLDGLLHFYDSGHVQNLELRDQLEAKFDFGTGGIRPYAFDASENLMKRFDKNRIRFGTTLTNIGFYGPQGRNLRIPPRFQDLIKSLAQLDLDGRKITNLEMETAAIYGLALLLGHNALSLNVVLANRTRGEFSSNPQQSIDTLIKYGLEHLTAS is encoded by the coding sequence ATGGCGTTCAGCCCTTCTGAGTTGATACTGAATGCCGATGGCAGCATTTATCACTTAAACCTACATCCTGAAGACATTGCCGAGACCATTTTCGTCGTTGGCGACCCCAATAGGGTTCCGGCCATTTCAAAATACTTTGATACCCTAGAGGTTCAAAAGACCAAACGTGAATTCGTCACCCATACCGGTTACTTGGGCGGAAAACGCTTTAGCGTGCTTTCAACGGGAATAGGCACCGGCAATATCGATATTGTCATGAATGAATTGGACGCCCTGGCCAATATTGATTTGAGCACCAGTGAGGTCAAAGAAGCCAAAAAGGCGCTGAACATCATTAGAATCGGTACCTGTGGAGGGCTTCAAAAAGACATACCCGTAGATACCATCTTGTTGAGCGAAACGGGTATCGGTCTGGACGGACTGTTGCATTTTTACGATTCTGGTCATGTGCAAAATTTGGAATTGAGAGATCAACTCGAAGCGAAATTTGATTTCGGCACCGGAGGTATACGTCCGTATGCGTTCGATGCAAGCGAAAATTTGATGAAAAGGTTTGATAAAAATCGTATACGATTTGGAACGACCCTTACCAACATCGGATTTTACGGTCCGCAGGGCAGAAATCTTCGAATACCGCCCCGGTTTCAAGACTTGATCAAATCACTGGCCCAACTCGACTTAGACGGACGAAAGATCACGAATCTTGAGATGGAAACCGCAGCCATTTATGGTCTGGCCCTTTTACTTGGCCACAACGCCCTTTCGTTGAACGTGGTTTTGGCCAACCGAACAAGGGGCGAGTTTTCAAGCAACCCACAACAGTCGATTGATACGCTCATCAAATACGGTCTGGAACATTTAACGGCATCGTAA
- a CDS encoding substrate-binding domain-containing protein, which yields MKHVRIVGVPEHFNLPWHLAIEEGAFEERGIVLEWTDIPEGTGRMAQLLADHETDLAIILTEGIVKSISEGNPSMIVQEYVGSPLLWGIHVASQRHFKSVSELKNTKAAISRFGSGSHLMAFVNAQKEGWDTSRLQFEVIDNLEGAVAALAHGTADYFMWEHFTTKPLVDSGVFRRLGDCPTPWPCFVIAANKHFLARNENVLRHVLQCINLYTKEFKSIPSINRTLANRYEQKLEDIDTWLSLTEWSQKQLTEETFKSVQQTLLNLHLVATEKNFTDMVWG from the coding sequence ATGAAACACGTGCGTATCGTTGGTGTGCCCGAGCACTTCAATCTGCCATGGCATTTAGCCATTGAGGAAGGAGCCTTTGAAGAAAGGGGAATTGTATTGGAATGGACCGACATTCCCGAGGGTACGGGGCGTATGGCACAACTATTGGCCGACCACGAGACCGACTTGGCCATTATCTTGACCGAGGGCATCGTAAAGAGCATTTCGGAAGGCAATCCGTCCATGATCGTACAAGAGTATGTGGGTTCTCCCCTGCTTTGGGGCATCCATGTTGCCTCACAGCGCCATTTTAAGAGCGTTTCAGAGCTTAAAAACACAAAGGCGGCAATCAGTAGGTTTGGCAGTGGAAGTCATCTCATGGCCTTCGTAAACGCGCAAAAAGAGGGTTGGGATACTTCCCGACTGCAATTTGAGGTCATCGATAATTTAGAGGGTGCCGTAGCGGCCCTTGCCCATGGCACTGCCGATTATTTCATGTGGGAGCATTTTACAACGAAGCCTTTGGTCGACAGTGGTGTTTTTAGACGTTTGGGTGACTGCCCTACCCCATGGCCCTGTTTTGTCATAGCGGCCAATAAGCACTTTTTGGCGAGAAATGAAAACGTGCTTCGACATGTTTTGCAGTGCATCAACCTGTACACCAAAGAATTCAAGTCCATTCCCAGTATCAACCGTACCTTGGCCAATCGTTACGAACAAAAATTGGAAGATATCGATACATGGCTGTCACTGACGGAATGGAGCCAGAAACAGCTTACCGAAGAAACATTCAAATCGGTTCAGCAAACCCTTTTGAACCTTCATCTCGTGGCGACGGAAAAGAACTTCACCGATATGGTTTGGGGGTAG
- a CDS encoding response regulator has translation MVDDDETTIFLNKLFLQNLTPELEINTAENGEEALDFLRAHLDDPEFGHCLLVLDIEMPIMDGWQFLRAYEEEFSEAQRSKVTVAVLSIHSNDEIAKRAAQYPSVTEVLAKPLSDAHFQKVINRHFPGFLEHVSVD, from the coding sequence ATGGTAGACGATGACGAAACTACCATCTTCTTGAATAAACTTTTTTTGCAAAACCTGACCCCTGAACTTGAGATCAATACCGCTGAAAATGGGGAAGAGGCCCTTGATTTTCTTAGGGCGCATCTCGATGACCCTGAATTTGGGCATTGCCTATTGGTACTCGACATCGAAATGCCGATTATGGACGGTTGGCAATTTTTGAGGGCCTATGAAGAAGAATTCAGTGAGGCCCAAAGAAGCAAGGTCACGGTGGCCGTACTGTCAATCCATAGCAATGATGAGATCGCGAAAAGGGCGGCCCAATATCCCTCGGTGACCGAGGTGTTGGCAAAGCCGCTTTCCGACGCGCATTTTCAAAAGGTGATCAATAGACATTTCCCGGGTTTTTTAGAACATGTAAGTGTTGATTGA
- a CDS encoding uracil-DNA glycosylase has translation MEVSIHPTWKPHLQAEFEQPYFQELVTFVKQEYGNHTCYPKGRDIFSAFDHCPFQETKVVVIGQDPYHGPNQANGLCFSVKDGIPHPPSLVNIFKEIKVDMGVPYPKSGNLERWADQGVLLLNATLTVRAYQAGSHQNKGWEIFTDAVIRTISNKLDGLVFLLWGGFAKKKASLIDRNKHHILTSGHPSPLSANRGLWFGNQHFSKTNKLLEQMEKEIIIW, from the coding sequence ATGGAAGTAAGCATACATCCTACTTGGAAACCCCATTTGCAAGCCGAATTCGAACAACCCTATTTTCAAGAACTCGTCACCTTCGTAAAGCAGGAATATGGGAACCACACCTGCTATCCGAAGGGAAGGGACATCTTTTCGGCCTTTGACCATTGCCCCTTTCAAGAAACCAAAGTCGTTGTCATCGGGCAAGATCCCTATCATGGTCCCAATCAAGCGAACGGACTCTGTTTTTCGGTGAAGGATGGCATTCCGCACCCGCCTTCACTGGTCAACATTTTCAAAGAGATCAAGGTAGATATGGGCGTGCCCTACCCAAAAAGTGGCAACCTAGAACGCTGGGCCGATCAAGGGGTGCTATTGCTCAACGCCACACTGACGGTGCGGGCCTATCAAGCGGGGAGCCACCAGAACAAAGGTTGGGAAATTTTTACGGACGCCGTCATCAGAACGATTTCCAACAAGCTTGATGGGCTGGTGTTTTTGCTCTGGGGCGGATTTGCCAAGAAAAAGGCAAGCCTCATCGACCGAAACAAACATCACATACTCACCTCTGGCCACCCATCACCACTAAGTGCCAATCGAGGACTTTGGTTCGGCAACCAACACTTCAGCAAGACCAACAAATTGCTCGAACAGATGGAAAAAGAAATAATCATTTGGTAG
- a CDS encoding dipeptide epimerase: MEIEYRIVYLKKLFPLRISRGVRDGQYNLFVSVSDGGHTGWGETSPGASEGAETAEEAKSQLETFLKEDINLQSVFETHDAALRANVAPCALAALDMALWDLKAKKASMPLYRILGFPKPSKPTSITLGIMPPEEARERLPLILEKKGIKTLKVKLGSNEGLEADKAMYHEVLEYSKRYPISIRVDANGGWNVDEALHMMKWLADRDCGYVEQPLEEGREEELSILFKNRPLPIFVDESCRFATDIPKWAGNVDGVNMKLMKCGGLTGALRIIATAHSFGLKTMIGCMGETSISIAAGAAVSGALDHIDLDSHYNLNPDPCEGAPLIDEITMPLDVPGHGGKFKTEA; encoded by the coding sequence ATGGAAATCGAATATCGAATTGTTTATCTCAAAAAACTGTTTCCGCTTCGGATAAGCCGTGGTGTTCGTGACGGTCAGTACAATCTGTTTGTTTCCGTTAGCGATGGCGGCCATACGGGTTGGGGTGAAACCTCCCCCGGTGCCAGTGAGGGTGCCGAGACGGCTGAAGAGGCCAAGTCACAGCTGGAAACCTTTTTGAAAGAGGACATCAACCTGCAATCGGTCTTTGAAACCCATGATGCCGCACTGAGGGCCAATGTCGCCCCCTGTGCTTTGGCCGCTTTAGATATGGCCCTTTGGGACCTAAAGGCAAAAAAGGCATCCATGCCACTGTACCGTATACTGGGGTTTCCAAAACCTTCGAAACCCACTTCGATCACCTTGGGCATCATGCCCCCCGAAGAGGCTAGGGAACGCCTTCCCTTGATTTTGGAAAAAAAGGGCATCAAGACCCTAAAGGTGAAATTGGGCAGTAATGAAGGGCTTGAGGCCGACAAGGCCATGTACCATGAAGTGTTGGAATACAGCAAAAGGTACCCTATATCGATTCGGGTCGATGCCAATGGGGGATGGAATGTCGATGAGGCCCTGCACATGATGAAATGGTTGGCCGATCGCGACTGCGGATATGTAGAACAACCCCTTGAAGAAGGGCGTGAGGAAGAATTATCCATTTTATTTAAAAACAGACCTTTACCTATTTTTGTGGATGAATCGTGCCGCTTTGCGACCGATATTCCGAAATGGGCCGGCAATGTCGATGGGGTAAACATGAAATTGATGAAATGTGGGGGCCTAACGGGGGCATTGCGCATCATTGCCACTGCCCATTCGTTCGGACTCAAAACGATGATCGGCTGCATGGGAGAAACCTCCATATCGATTGCGGCAGGGGCAGCTGTCTCAGGGGCACTTGACCATATCGATCTCGATTCGCACTATAATTTGAATCCG